One stretch of Curtobacterium flaccumfaciens pv. betae DNA includes these proteins:
- the mobF gene encoding MobF family relaxase, whose amino-acid sequence MTVHVLHAGDGYSYLTNQVAAGDQQVRRSEDLTDYYTAEGAKPGQWWGNGLASLGVSGQVSAEQMQALFGEGLRPDATAFIQEQIAAGASASEAIDAARLGRRFMTTNDPDTEWQVQIHAASVAFERDNHRAPAAAELSGIKADVAFAMLQKSLRRPATSDEVSWFVALRVPDWKQQVSRGYQGFRDEVGRNPETGPERDLVKHNLAADHLRGALGREATTGEVARFLTERGTPPRQPVAGYDLVFSPVKSVSLLWALADRNDPREAHIAREVHASHEAAWQGAMTFLQEEAAFTRTGAGGVAQVETKGLLVAAFEHRDSRTGDPDLHTHVAVSTKVEGVDGKWRSLDGRMLHRLGVAASERYNSLVEEELRNRLGVQFVDESRGAGKRDVREIMGVDRSLREGFSSRRVGIEQAYAELVDEYVAAHGHTPPKNIQHKLYEQANLATRDHKAPPSSEQDQVAEWRRSASEKVHVHGWAAGIVAQSNAMPAQDLLAGQSVQQLGNLVVTRVEQDRSTWKDSHLQAEAERVARRVAQATGQDVQALTRDITAAAVQRSISLTPPELNPTPAQLQRSNGESVFRIHRAEEFTSEKTLRTEEAILDAARTRGGFAMERQAFDDAMRRFNDRAIADGHHELNAGQVELARRFATGGHRIETGIGPAGTGKTTAMRATIYAVEAGGGRVLALGTTGKAAEVLGRELDATADTADMLLQAHANAKRSGRPVAEQHRIDANTLLLVDEASMAGTPLMGRLLALADEHGAALRPLGDPAQHGSIGAGGVLRLLERETDVTRLEEVHRFTGEHATAEAAASLKLRTGDTTGLDFYIERGRVFAGTRDEVMDRIYTDWHADTTAGKSSLMIAGTNEEVSALNARARADRVAQGQVQEDGRLLADGNTVGTGDVILTRNTDRSLRMNQGKDWVTNNAMWTVTAVGPYGVMAKSHVHGGTVTLPLEYVDEHVQLGYARTSHGTQGDTVSTGGAVIDPDRTTREELYVDSTRAKEENRLYVVIDKPLDSSGHTDDERENSIRGALEQVLGREGATKSATETLRGEQDNAHSLTTLLPQYDHGRVAALDPKALERAAQAVRDALPAELAANIINDEAWSTFAARLVDHDLAGTALHTRLQGLVRPRDLDEISPIQSPARVYWYRLGPVTAIGTDLEPVPGLPKWVTPFNDRIGEPEVRTWLHGQQELMRDRITSLVDQVVAEPPAWAEPFGQIPTDPAQAERWRENMGRIVAYREAFEVPASEAVLSEEPRGSHAVQAWQDARAAGLDLRTQQDRLAREQASAAALERMGIDPTARTAATSTATLPETAVVVDVDRLLEQKPAWVAQYGMQPADGDARDTWREQVATVAAYRDAHGVPDEAYRLPDPGMVDRDSRHAFAEAEQAHEDLRRTGWMRDRDGAERNTAGPVPVAETTVEAAPPATDRTAAADAPERAAGVPKAVSPGDGPADPPVATPAVEPVEKPAALALAPASAADEVARLAAELRARQTAAQQADQTAEQRAATAAVQERTEQVRRQQEAAERQRQQQDQRRGPRL is encoded by the coding sequence ATGACGGTGCACGTCCTGCACGCAGGTGACGGATACTCATATCTGACGAACCAGGTTGCGGCGGGCGATCAGCAGGTCCGGCGAAGCGAAGACCTCACGGACTACTACACCGCTGAGGGTGCCAAGCCCGGCCAGTGGTGGGGCAACGGCCTGGCGTCCCTGGGGGTGTCCGGGCAGGTGTCCGCAGAGCAGATGCAGGCCCTCTTCGGTGAGGGGCTGCGCCCTGACGCAACCGCCTTCATTCAGGAGCAGATCGCCGCCGGCGCGTCCGCCTCCGAGGCCATCGACGCCGCCCGGCTGGGCCGTCGGTTCATGACCACGAACGACCCCGACACCGAGTGGCAGGTGCAGATCCACGCTGCGTCCGTCGCGTTCGAGCGGGACAACCACCGCGCCCCTGCCGCCGCCGAACTGTCCGGCATCAAGGCCGACGTCGCGTTCGCCATGCTGCAGAAGTCGCTGCGTCGCCCGGCCACGTCGGACGAGGTGTCCTGGTTCGTCGCGCTCCGTGTCCCGGACTGGAAGCAGCAGGTCTCCCGCGGCTACCAGGGGTTCCGCGACGAGGTCGGCCGGAACCCCGAGACCGGTCCGGAACGTGACCTGGTGAAGCACAACCTCGCCGCCGATCACCTGCGCGGCGCGCTCGGCCGAGAGGCCACCACCGGTGAGGTCGCACGGTTCCTGACCGAGCGTGGCACCCCGCCTCGCCAGCCCGTCGCGGGCTACGACCTGGTGTTCAGCCCCGTGAAGTCGGTCTCCCTGCTGTGGGCGTTGGCGGACCGGAACGACCCCCGTGAGGCGCACATCGCACGCGAGGTGCACGCCTCCCACGAGGCTGCGTGGCAGGGTGCGATGACGTTCCTGCAGGAGGAAGCAGCGTTCACCCGGACCGGAGCCGGCGGCGTCGCGCAGGTCGAAACGAAGGGCCTCCTCGTCGCTGCGTTCGAGCACCGCGACTCCCGCACCGGCGACCCCGACCTGCACACCCACGTCGCCGTTTCGACCAAGGTTGAGGGCGTCGATGGGAAGTGGCGATCGCTCGACGGGCGCATGCTGCACCGCCTCGGTGTCGCTGCCTCCGAGCGGTACAACTCGCTCGTCGAGGAGGAGTTGCGGAACCGTCTCGGTGTGCAGTTCGTCGACGAGTCCCGGGGCGCTGGCAAGCGTGACGTGCGCGAGATCATGGGCGTCGATCGCAGCCTCCGCGAGGGCTTCTCTTCACGCCGCGTCGGGATCGAGCAGGCGTACGCGGAGCTCGTCGACGAGTACGTGGCCGCCCACGGACACACCCCGCCGAAGAACATCCAGCACAAGCTCTACGAGCAGGCGAACCTCGCCACACGCGATCACAAAGCACCGCCGTCGTCGGAGCAGGACCAGGTCGCCGAGTGGCGTCGTTCTGCTTCCGAGAAGGTGCATGTCCACGGGTGGGCGGCGGGCATCGTTGCTCAGTCGAACGCGATGCCGGCGCAGGATCTGCTTGCTGGGCAGAGCGTGCAGCAGCTCGGGAACCTGGTCGTCACGCGGGTTGAGCAGGACCGGTCGACGTGGAAGGACTCGCACCTGCAGGCCGAGGCAGAGCGCGTCGCGCGCCGCGTCGCGCAGGCCACCGGGCAGGACGTCCAGGCCCTCACCCGCGACATCACCGCCGCGGCCGTGCAGCGGTCGATATCGCTCACCCCGCCGGAGCTGAACCCCACGCCGGCGCAGCTGCAGCGCAGCAACGGTGAGAGCGTCTTCCGGATCCACCGCGCCGAGGAGTTCACCTCCGAGAAGACCCTCCGCACCGAAGAAGCGATCCTCGACGCGGCCCGCACCCGGGGCGGTTTCGCAATGGAGCGGCAGGCGTTCGACGACGCGATGCGTCGGTTCAACGACCGCGCGATCGCCGACGGACACCACGAGCTCAACGCCGGGCAGGTCGAGCTGGCACGCCGGTTCGCGACCGGTGGCCACCGGATCGAGACCGGTATCGGCCCTGCCGGCACCGGCAAGACCACCGCCATGCGGGCCACGATCTACGCCGTCGAGGCTGGCGGTGGTCGCGTGCTCGCGCTCGGCACCACCGGTAAGGCGGCGGAAGTTCTCGGCCGCGAGCTCGACGCGACCGCGGATACAGCCGACATGCTCCTGCAGGCCCACGCGAACGCGAAGCGCAGCGGACGGCCCGTGGCGGAGCAGCACCGCATCGACGCGAACACGCTTCTCCTCGTCGACGAAGCGTCCATGGCCGGCACGCCGCTCATGGGACGTCTCCTCGCCCTCGCTGACGAGCATGGTGCTGCGCTCCGTCCCCTCGGCGACCCTGCGCAGCACGGCTCCATCGGCGCCGGCGGTGTCCTCCGCCTGCTCGAGCGCGAGACCGACGTCACCCGCCTGGAGGAGGTGCACCGCTTCACCGGCGAGCACGCCACCGCTGAAGCTGCCGCGTCCCTGAAGCTCCGCACCGGCGACACCACCGGTCTCGACTTCTACATCGAGCGCGGCCGGGTGTTCGCCGGCACCCGCGACGAAGTCATGGACCGGATCTACACCGACTGGCACGCCGACACGACCGCCGGGAAGTCGTCGCTGATGATCGCCGGCACCAACGAGGAAGTGTCCGCGCTGAACGCCCGGGCCCGCGCCGACCGCGTCGCCCAGGGCCAGGTGCAGGAGGACGGCCGGCTTCTCGCAGACGGGAACACCGTCGGCACCGGAGACGTCATCCTCACCCGCAACACGGACCGGTCCCTTCGGATGAACCAGGGCAAGGACTGGGTCACCAACAACGCCATGTGGACCGTCACCGCCGTTGGCCCGTACGGCGTCATGGCGAAGTCGCACGTACACGGCGGCACCGTCACGCTTCCGCTCGAGTACGTCGACGAGCACGTGCAGCTCGGCTACGCACGCACCAGCCACGGCACCCAGGGCGACACCGTCTCCACCGGCGGCGCGGTGATCGATCCGGACCGCACCACCCGCGAAGAGCTCTACGTCGACAGCACCCGCGCGAAGGAGGAGAACCGCCTCTACGTCGTCATCGACAAGCCGCTGGACTCCTCCGGCCACACTGACGACGAGCGTGAGAACTCGATCCGGGGCGCCCTCGAGCAGGTCCTCGGCCGCGAGGGCGCGACCAAGAGCGCCACGGAGACCCTGCGGGGCGAGCAGGACAACGCGCACTCCCTCACGACGCTGCTGCCGCAGTACGACCACGGCCGCGTCGCGGCACTCGACCCGAAGGCACTCGAGCGCGCCGCGCAGGCCGTCCGCGACGCGCTTCCCGCTGAGCTCGCCGCGAACATCATCAACGACGAAGCCTGGTCGACATTCGCCGCGCGCCTCGTCGACCACGATCTCGCCGGCACCGCACTCCACACTCGGCTGCAGGGACTTGTCCGTCCGCGGGATCTCGACGAGATCTCCCCGATCCAGTCGCCGGCTCGCGTCTACTGGTATCGGCTCGGACCGGTCACCGCGATCGGCACCGACCTCGAACCCGTGCCAGGGCTGCCCAAGTGGGTGACGCCGTTCAACGACCGCATCGGCGAACCCGAGGTGCGGACCTGGCTCCACGGCCAGCAGGAGCTGATGCGCGACCGCATCACCTCCCTCGTCGACCAGGTCGTTGCCGAACCGCCGGCGTGGGCGGAACCGTTCGGGCAGATCCCCACGGACCCCGCGCAGGCGGAGCGGTGGCGAGAGAACATGGGCCGCATCGTCGCGTACCGGGAAGCGTTCGAGGTGCCCGCGAGCGAAGCCGTCCTCAGCGAGGAACCCCGCGGCTCCCACGCCGTCCAGGCGTGGCAGGACGCCCGCGCAGCGGGGCTCGACCTGCGCACCCAGCAGGACCGCCTGGCGCGTGAGCAGGCGTCCGCGGCCGCCCTCGAGCGCATGGGCATCGACCCGACCGCGCGCACGGCCGCGACGTCGACCGCCACGCTGCCCGAGACGGCCGTCGTGGTCGACGTCGACCGGCTCCTCGAGCAGAAGCCGGCGTGGGTGGCGCAGTACGGCATGCAGCCGGCGGACGGCGACGCTCGCGACACCTGGCGCGAGCAGGTCGCCACCGTGGCCGCGTACCGCGACGCCCACGGCGTCCCCGACGAGGCCTACCGTCTTCCAGACCCGGGCATGGTCGACCGCGACAGCCGGCACGCGTTCGCGGAAGCGGAGCAGGCCCACGAGGACCTCCGCCGCACCGGATGGATGCGCGATCGCGACGGCGCCGAACGGAACACCGCCGGCCCCGTTCCCGTGGCCGAGACGACTGTCGAAGCGGCCCCGCCGGCGACCGACCGCACCGCGGCCGCGGACGCCCCCGAGCGCGCCGCAGGCGTGCCCAAGGCCGTCAGCCCCGGCGACGGCCCTGCGGATCCTCCGGTGGCCACTCCCGCGGTGGAACCCGTCGAGAAGCCGGCGGCGCTGGCGCTGGCGCCGGCGTCGGCCGCCGACGAGGTCGCACGGCTCGCTGCCGAGCTCCGTGCACGGCAGACGGCAGCGCAGCAGGCTGACCAGACCGCCGAGCAGCGCGCTGCCACCGCGGCCGTGCAGGAGCGCACCGAGCAGGTCCGCAGGCAGCAGGAAGCGGCCGAACGACAGCGGCAGCAGCAGGATCAGCGTCGCGGACCGCGTCTCTGA
- a CDS encoding glutaredoxin domain-containing protein: protein MSITVYTKSGFCGMCLATERALDSAGIEYTEAILDDVDQAQIEEWKTTLGMNAPIVVTDTETGSWSGFRPDKIGELASSAAA from the coding sequence ATGAGCATCACGGTTTACACCAAGTCTGGTTTCTGCGGCATGTGCCTGGCCACTGAGCGTGCCCTCGACTCCGCCGGCATCGAGTACACCGAGGCGATCCTCGACGACGTCGACCAGGCGCAGATCGAAGAGTGGAAGACCACCCTCGGCATGAACGCCCCGATCGTCGTCACCGACACGGAGACCGGCTCCTGGAGCGGGTTCCGCCCCGACAAGATCGGCGAACTCGCCTCGAGCGCGGCCGCGTGA